The Undibacterium cyanobacteriorum genomic sequence TCATCGATCTCAAGAATTCGATCACCCGCTTTCAATCCAGCTTGCTCCGCTGGTGAATTCTTTGAGGTGCTCACGACGATAATTTGTTCGTCCATTCGCATCAGGTTAAGACCCAGACTGACGCCCTGCTTTTGTTTATCCTCCACATACTGTTTGGCGGACAACACCCGTGTGTGTGCATCGCCTAATTCCGCCACCATCTCATCGAGATTGCGCCAAAAAATAGAATCGCTGGTCGCGTTCATGATGCGCGGATAGTGAGTTTGGCCAGCCAGTTTCCAATCGACGCCATTGAAGTTGGGATCAAAGTAAGCTTCGTTAACGCGATTCCAAACAAAATCGTAAGCGTCTTGGCGCAATTGGGGAGAAAGCGCGACACCGGCCGGAGGCGCTTCATTACCGAAGCGGCGCGTGATCAAGTGCTGCGGATCGAGCACGGCACAGCCACTCAAAATACTGATCATGACGATCGGTACAGCAGTCTTCAGAGCGCCTTGAATACTCGCGAGAAAATTCTTACGACGGAACAGGATGGTGTTGATATTTTTCATGAAAAAAGCAAAGTAGTGATTGAGCGGTGACGCCACCAATATGGCGCCGCAAGGATACGAGGCGTCATCACACAGACCAGATCACCGGATCACAGAAAAATCACCCAGCGTTCTGTGTTGTCTCAAGCCATATGTTGAAATTCACCATGGCAAACGCTCGCCATTATACGCAACAAAAGTGCCACTATCACTCGGATTTGCTTGATCAATCTGCGCCAAAAGTTCAGCAGCCGCGACCTCCGCAGGTCGACCAAATTGCTCGCCCTTGAATGGTTTTGATAGGCGTGAATTGACCGTACCAGGATGCAGCGCCAACACAATGGACTGAGGCTTCGAGCGCGCCAATTCAATCGAGGTCGTCTTGAGCAACATATTCAACGCCGCTTTAGAAGCACGATAGCTATACCACCCGCCGAGGCGATTATCTTCAATGCTACCGACTTTGGCCGACAAGCATGCAAAGACACTCCGTTCTTTGGCCAGCAATGGGGCAAAGTGTCGCAACACCAAAGCTGGTCCGATCGCATTCACCAAAAAGCTCTCCTGCAATTGCGCAGCGTTTAGGTCACCCAGTTTTTTCTCTGGCATGAAGTCGGCATTATGCAGGACACCGGTGGTCACGATAATGCAGTGGAATGGCGCGAATTGCTGAAGATAATCTGCGTAAGCAGCAATGCTAGCCTCATCGCGCAAATCAAAATGTGGAGTCTGATCTCGCGTGATACCGTGCACAAAAGCACAAGCGGGATCGGTTTCAAATTGACGCACCATTGCCGAGCCAATCGCCCCTGCTGCGCCGACGATGCAAACCCGATACGCTGAACCAAAACTTTGCATATGCTGACCTCTTGACTCTTTCTGACCTAGATTAAACTAAATCGAACTCAAACGAATTAAAAGACCAAACACTTCAAATCGTCTCGAGCTGCGCTTGCCAAATGCGCGCTTGTTGGCGAATTGCCGCGAGATCTTCCTCACCCATCTGCCGTAATTGTTTATAGACAATCGCTAAACGTGGATTACGTCCAAGCTTATCTTGATGCCTCGCATGGAAGTCCCAATACAAGGCATTAAAAGGACAAGCATCGTCGCCCAAACGTTTCTTCTTGTTGTAGGCACAGCCCTTACAGTAATCACTCATGCGATCCACATAGGCGGCGCTCGATACGTAAGGTTTGGTCGCCAGCTGTCCACCATCTGCAAATTGACTCATGCCCATGGTGTTAGGCACCTCAACCCACTCGAAGGCGTCGATGTAAATCCCCAAGTACCACTGGTGCAATTCGTGCGGATGCAAGCCGGCCAATAATGAGAAATTTCCGATCACCATGAGGCGCTGAATATGGTGGGCATGCGCTTGCTGTAAGGATTGCGTAATCGCAGTTTGCAGACAGCGCATCTTGGTTTCGCCATTCCAGAACCAGCCCGGTAGCGTAAGCTCATGCTCAAAAAAATTATTCTCGGTGTAGCCTGGCATGCGATGCCAGTAGACACCACGCACATACTCGCGCCACCCGATGATTTGACGTATGAAACCCTCAACCGATGCCAAAGACAATCCACGCGCACGATAAGCTTCACGCGCTGCAGCCACAACCTCACGTGGGTTCAACATCTTCACGTTCAATGCAAATGACAGTAGCGAATGGAATAGTCGCCATGCCTTACTACTCATTGCATCTTGAAATTCGCCGAAGTGAGGCAAGGCAAATTCGATGAAGTGATCGAGCTGTTCTAAGGCTTCTTGGCGATCAAGTGGCCAACGAAAATACTGCGCGGACGGCTCACCAAAACTTTTGACGCCTGCGGCTTGAATAGTCGCCCACAAAGCTTGATGATCATGTTGTGGTCGAGCGTCTTGAGGTTCCCATGGCAAACCAGGCCAAGCTTTGCGATTGTCATGATCGAAGTTCCACGCGCCTCCCTCTGGCTTGCCGAGCGCATCAATCAAGATCTCGTGTTTCACTCGCATCGATCGATAAAAGCTTTCCATCAGCCACTGCTTGCGCGTTGAGAAAAACTCACCAACTTCGGCGCGAGCGGTGTAAAAGTGTTCACTACTACACATCTCGCCCGGCAAACTAGTTCGCGCAAACTCTGCCAAGTGCTGATCAAGCCGCCACTCATCGGGTTCTTGGTAGGCGAACGATGGCGCTTGATAATGCTGCGCCAACCACAATAAATTGTCCGTAATCGCATGACGATTTGCAGGATCATCGATCGTCAAATAATGCACACGATGCCCTGCTTCGCGCAGGCTCGCTGCGAAGGCGCGCATGGCCGCGAAAATCGCGATGATTTTTTGCGCATGATGCAACACGTAATCGGTCTCTTGGCGCACTTCCATGAGGACATACACAACTTCATCCGACACGCTTGAAAACCAACTGTGCTGGGCGTTGAGTTGGTCCCCCAAGATGAGACGCAAACCTGAAGCTGCGGGTTTTAAGCTGGGCATGATAGGGTTTCACTAAAAGTCATGAGGGGGCAGATGTAAAAATTGTTGAGATCATCGGTGCCATCATCGCTAACATCACTACGATGACCGCACCTGTCGCCGACAACGTTCAGAGCAATATTTCACGCTCTCCCAATTCAAGCGCCACTTCTTTCGCCAGACAAAAGGGAGAGCACAGGTCGCACACACTTTCTGTGGCAAGTCAGCTTTCTTCTGCATCTTCATGCTGTGCTCCACCCATTTCTGTCTTTGCGTCTTGATTCAAACATGATGTCAATTCAAGAACTTGATACCCTCTGCCTCTGCCACACGTAACAAGGCCTGTTCGAGCGACGCCCGCGCTTGGGCTGCGGTGTAATGCAAATCGCGGTGCAAAGCAGCGTCATCGGCATTGCGGTTTTCACATTGCGCGCTGTACTGCTCAAAACTCCATAAGGTCTGCAGCAAGTCGACTAGGTGACGCGGGCACTCGCAATGAATCGAGGTTGCAGATCGCGCGATCACGGCTAACATATCTTCATCCATTAAGCGTGCGGGAATCTCTTGCGCTGCGTACTGCGGACGCGGACGAGGCATGCTGGTAGCGCGGCGTTGGCGCGCCCGCACCTGCACTTGGGAGCGCGCCAATGCAACACGGCATAAAGACGCCACCTCACCCGCATCACCAGGAATGCGCGCCACCTGATTACCTGCCAGACGCAGACGACGAATCGCATCACTCGAGGCGAAGCGATACAAGACCAACACCGCACGTGCACTGCACGCTTGTTGCGCGGTCCGAATCAATTGCAACTGTTCTTCCGGTTCGGCAATTTCACCGAGCTCAATCACCAAAACATCGACCACCACATCTTTGAGTTGTTGCGGTGCTTGATGCAGATTATTCGCCGTTTGCACCAAGATCATTTGAGCCGACTCTTCGCCTCGGCTGATCAGGCCATGTCGAAGGTGGGCTCCCACCAGAGCTATCCGCAAGGTTTTTTGTTCCAACATACCGGCGTAGCTCGAACTAACACCTGCGGCAACTGCTGAGTGCTGCATTTCTAGCAATTCATCAAGACTGAGTTTCGCCACCGCGCTGATCGCATTGCCCGCATCGACCAATTGTTTAATCAAACCTAGGCGTCGCACATCTTCAAAAGAATATTGGCGTTGTCCCTGTTCACTACGAACCGGATTTGTCACGCCATAGCGACGCTCCCATACTCGTAGAGTTTCCACTGGCACACCTGACAAGCGCGCTGCGGCACCGCTGCGATAATGGGTATTTTGTTCATTCACACGCGCCGGTGTTGCTTGGGCACTCTTCGCATGCGATGTTGACGCATGCTGTGTTTCACGTTGTTGCGTAGTCATAATCACCTCTCAGAGTTGTTTGAAAATGCGGCGTTCGCTCACTGCAATTGATCTGGTTCGTTGCATACTTAGAAGAAACAAAATCTTATTGAACACCGAACGAATCCTTTATGAACCATATTTGAACCATATTTTTGAAGAAATATAGCACATGTTTTGGTTCATTGCTGGGACATGAAAATCATTAACTTTAAGTCATCATTTCAAGCAAAAAAAACGCACCGCATCTTTCGATACAGTGCGTTTACAAAAAAAAGTAAAACCTAGTGGTCTCAAAAATCGACCATCAAGCGGGCAACAGTGAAAACTCAACTCAGGACAAAACCGGTGCAGATCAACTTCACGAACGCGCTCATCTAGGGAAACCAACGTGAACGCAAACGCATGAACGGGGATTCAAGGTAACGAAACATGAGAAACGCTGACAAGCCACTCGCAACAAACATCAATGCGATCACGACGGCTTGATCCATCTCCCACTGCCACTTCTGCAAAGGCGTGACCAGGGCGTTCATCAGTGGCTTATGAATCAAGTACAAGGCATAAGAACACAGTGCTAATGTTTCGGCGCCAGGAATGCGCCAACGAGAGAGGTACGAATGTGGACTCAAGGCCGACAGCACCAAGTAGGCAAAAGCCACTGACAAAATCGAATACCCAAAAGTCGTCGCAAACCACAGAAAGCCAACTTCATTGTCATAGCTAAATTCTTGAAACAGAACGACGGAAAATACCAACAGGGCTCCACCTTTTATCAAGTGAGTTTGCGCTTTCTGCATAAAGGCATTCCATCGCTCATGATGAAAATTCTTGATCAGTGCGATTGCCACTCCGGGCATCAATTCATCCATGCGCCCCCAGCTTGGATAGTACACATAGGTCCGATATAAGCCACCGTCGGCTCCAACTTTTTGCAGCATCCAACAACGCGCGATTGCGCATGAGATCATCGTCACCCCTATCACCCACCACATCGCTTTCACTGAGCGACAAAAGCCCAAACACAGGACTGCGATCAAAGGCAATACGAAATAAAACTGCTCTTCGACACACAATGACCAAGCATGTGAAAAAGCTGAACCTGGGACAAGATGTAGATTCTGCGTAAAGCTTAAAAACTGCCACAGCGGAGTGACTTGATTACCGCCGGCTTGCTGAGGAAATAGAAAATAGATCGCTAGTACAAACCAATAATTGGGCAAGGTTCGCAAGGCACGCCGTCCGTAAAAACGTGCAATACGCAAACGGCCACGAGCCGCCATTTCGGAAAAAATCTGGTCGCCAATCAGATAACCACTCAAAACAAAAAAGAGATCGACGCCCATCCATCCAATTTCACTGAGTAGTCCAAAACTCGCTTGATTGCTCACAAACACCATATAGTGATACATCATGACGAGCAAAATCGCGACGGCGCGCAAACTATCTAAACCGTGATGACGAGGGAGACTACTGGAGGCTTGCAGATTTGCTGTAGACATGCGATGTTGACTCTATAAAGAAACGTAAAGATCGGAACTCAAAAGAGAAACTTCAGTTTGCACCGATATCAAGTACCGTCCAAAAAGTGTGGAGAGTGTAATCATCCTCGCCCCAAAAGTCACAAGTTTGGCGACACCATTTTCCTTCTTCGTCACATTCACGATGTCTCGCACAAGTTAAAACAATAAGGTGATAGCGTGGGCGCGCAGACAAAAAAAATAGCGAAGACTGGCTTCGCTATTTTTTGATTGATGGTGCAAAAGACGCCGATCAAGCGTTTTATTTTTCCGCGCTCGTGTATTTCGTCATGCTGCGTTCCAAATGCGGAGCCAACATTTGCGGAGAGGTGATGGTCATTCCCAACTCGCTTAACAAGCCATCTTGAATGCCATACACCCAACCATGCACGGCCACTTCTTGTCCACGCTCCCAAGCATCTTGAATGATCGTCGTTTGGCAAACATTGACCACTTGTTCGATCACATTGAGCTCGCACAAACGATTGAGCCGCTCTCTCGCAGGCAATACTTCACCAAGATATTTCTCATGCTTTTGTGCGACGTCTTGCACGTGGCGCAACCAATTATCCGCCAAACCAACCCGGCGCCCGGTCAAGGCTGCCTGCACACCAGAACAACCATAGTGACCGCATACGATAATGTGCTTCACCTTCAACACATCGACCGCGAACTGCAGC encodes the following:
- a CDS encoding SDR family NAD(P)-dependent oxidoreductase, which gives rise to MQSFGSAYRVCIVGAAGAIGSAMVRQFETDPACAFVHGITRDQTPHFDLRDEASIAAYADYLQQFAPFHCIIVTTGVLHNADFMPEKKLGDLNAAQLQESFLVNAIGPALVLRHFAPLLAKERSVFACLSAKVGSIEDNRLGGWYSYRASKAALNMLLKTTSIELARSKPQSIVLALHPGTVNSRLSKPFKGEQFGRPAEVAAAELLAQIDQANPSDSGTFVAYNGERLPW
- a CDS encoding cryptochrome/photolyase family protein; translation: MPSLKPAASGLRLILGDQLNAQHSWFSSVSDEVVYVLMEVRQETDYVLHHAQKIIAIFAAMRAFAASLREAGHRVHYLTIDDPANRHAITDNLLWLAQHYQAPSFAYQEPDEWRLDQHLAEFARTSLPGEMCSSEHFYTARAEVGEFFSTRKQWLMESFYRSMRVKHEILIDALGKPEGGAWNFDHDNRKAWPGLPWEPQDARPQHDHQALWATIQAAGVKSFGEPSAQYFRWPLDRQEALEQLDHFIEFALPHFGEFQDAMSSKAWRLFHSLLSFALNVKMLNPREVVAAAREAYRARGLSLASVEGFIRQIIGWREYVRGVYWHRMPGYTENNFFEHELTLPGWFWNGETKMRCLQTAITQSLQQAHAHHIQRLMVIGNFSLLAGLHPHELHQWYLGIYIDAFEWVEVPNTMGMSQFADGGQLATKPYVSSAAYVDRMSDYCKGCAYNKKKRLGDDACPFNALYWDFHARHQDKLGRNPRLAIVYKQLRQMGEEDLAAIRQQARIWQAQLETI
- a CDS encoding DUF2256 domain-containing protein, translated to MKMQKKADLPQKVCATCALPFVWRKKWRLNWESVKYCSERCRRQVRSS
- a CDS encoding MerR family transcriptional regulator, which encodes MTTQQRETQHASTSHAKSAQATPARVNEQNTHYRSGAAARLSGVPVETLRVWERRYGVTNPVRSEQGQRQYSFEDVRRLGLIKQLVDAGNAISAVAKLSLDELLEMQHSAVAAGVSSSYAGMLEQKTLRIALVGAHLRHGLISRGEESAQMILVQTANNLHQAPQQLKDVVVDVLVIELGEIAEPEEQLQLIRTAQQACSARAVLVLYRFASSDAIRRLRLAGNQVARIPGDAGEVASLCRVALARSQVQVRARQRRATSMPRPRPQYAAQEIPARLMDEDMLAVIARSATSIHCECPRHLVDLLQTLWSFEQYSAQCENRNADDAALHRDLHYTAAQARASLEQALLRVAEAEGIKFLN
- a CDS encoding acyltransferase family protein, whose product is MSTANLQASSSLPRHHGLDSLRAVAILLVMMYHYMVFVSNQASFGLLSEIGWMGVDLFFVLSGYLIGDQIFSEMAARGRLRIARFYGRRALRTLPNYWFVLAIYFLFPQQAGGNQVTPLWQFLSFTQNLHLVPGSAFSHAWSLCVEEQFYFVLPLIAVLCLGFCRSVKAMWWVIGVTMISCAIARCWMLQKVGADGGLYRTYVYYPSWGRMDELMPGVAIALIKNFHHERWNAFMQKAQTHLIKGGALLVFSVVLFQEFSYDNEVGFLWFATTFGYSILSVAFAYLVLSALSPHSYLSRWRIPGAETLALCSYALYLIHKPLMNALVTPLQKWQWEMDQAVVIALMFVASGLSAFLMFRYLESPFMRLRSRWFP
- the can gene encoding carbonate dehydratase, translating into MSELQKNSVTPDQLFENNRRWAASIVGQDADFFKKLAAQQSPEYLWIGCADSRVSANELLGLLPGELFVHRNIANVVVHSDLNCLSVLQFAVDVLKVKHIIVCGHYGCSGVQAALTGRRVGLADNWLRHVQDVAQKHEKYLGEVLPARERLNRLCELNVIEQVVNVCQTTIIQDAWERGQEVAVHGWVYGIQDGLLSELGMTITSPQMLAPHLERSMTKYTSAEK